One window of the Nocardia huaxiensis genome contains the following:
- a CDS encoding excinuclease ABC subunit UvrA has translation MTHLPEAIRVVGARVHNLRDIDVDVPLWSWVAITGLSGSGKSSLAMDVLYAEGYQRFLDGLSTYTRRRISQAERPDVDRIDYLPATLALKQRPPVPGRRSTVGTMTEVYNVLRLMYSRLGSHLCPNGFRLPPSLDAAMRGYADVPECGGRFELPGAESFAFDSFGACPRCGGLGTVDEIDDAALIPNPDLTIEGGAVAPWKLPLRDFQPQIAAQLGVRIDVPYRELTQREKNIVLDGPAVKRHVVVTTKSGRAAELNGTYENARAAVRHSLANASSETTRERLGKFFTLHTCPDCRGTRLRPEALTTLVDGRDIAVTSALTLAELQSWAPGLPQRLPAELDELAKRLTAEFIRTMEPLLTLGLGYLTLERAGESLSTGERQRIQLTSTLQARSTGMLYVLDEPSIGLHPANVEGLREVIRALVDNGNSVVMVDHEADLLRGADHLIEMGPGAGRAGGTVVAQGSVETVAADPNSVTGPYLSGQADIHVRKQRQVQAGDEHLELTVGDFYTLHQVTARIPVERLTLVTGVSGSGKTSLILDSLVPALARTFAHEQLPGHVAKLDAGGIRRVVTVDSTPIGNNSRSTPATYSGALDGIRALFAATPLARERHWGAGRFSYNVKGGQCPTCAGLGEVSLDVQYLPDMTLTCPACHGARYNPETLEVRVDGLTIADVLALTVADAADRYAGAPRIGQPLAALREVGLGYLHLGEPTPYLSGGEAQRMRLAGGLRASQRHILYVFDEPTTGLHPRDVATLLGVFDRLLRSGATIVAIDHDLDMIANADHVIDMGPGGGPDGGRIVATGTPREIAKSPDSLTGRYLRRAESR, from the coding sequence GTGACCCACCTCCCGGAGGCCATCCGGGTGGTGGGCGCGCGCGTCCACAATCTGCGGGACATCGATGTGGATGTCCCGCTGTGGTCCTGGGTCGCCATTACCGGGCTGTCCGGTTCGGGGAAGTCCTCGCTGGCCATGGATGTGCTGTACGCCGAGGGCTATCAGCGTTTCCTCGACGGCCTGTCCACCTACACCCGCCGCCGCATCAGTCAGGCCGAGCGCCCGGATGTGGACCGCATCGACTATCTGCCCGCCACCCTCGCCCTGAAGCAGCGCCCGCCGGTTCCGGGCCGCCGCAGCACCGTCGGCACCATGACCGAGGTGTACAACGTGCTGCGGCTCATGTACTCGCGTCTCGGTTCACACCTGTGCCCCAACGGTTTCCGGCTGCCACCGTCCCTCGATGCGGCCATGCGCGGCTACGCCGACGTCCCGGAGTGCGGCGGCCGGTTCGAGCTGCCGGGTGCGGAATCCTTCGCCTTCGACAGTTTCGGCGCGTGCCCGCGCTGCGGCGGCCTCGGCACGGTGGACGAGATCGACGACGCGGCACTGATCCCGAATCCGGATCTCACCATCGAAGGGGGAGCGGTCGCCCCGTGGAAGCTGCCGCTGCGGGATTTCCAGCCGCAGATCGCCGCCCAGCTCGGCGTGCGCATCGACGTGCCGTATCGCGAACTCACGCAGCGGGAGAAGAACATCGTCCTCGACGGGCCCGCGGTGAAGCGGCATGTCGTGGTGACCACCAAATCCGGCCGGGCCGCCGAACTCAACGGCACCTACGAGAATGCCCGTGCGGCCGTGCGGCATTCGCTGGCCAATGCGAGCAGCGAGACCACCCGCGAGCGGCTGGGCAAGTTCTTCACCCTGCACACCTGCCCGGATTGCCGCGGCACCCGGCTGCGGCCCGAGGCGCTCACCACCCTGGTGGACGGCCGCGACATCGCCGTCACCAGCGCGCTCACCCTGGCCGAATTGCAGTCCTGGGCACCGGGATTGCCGCAGCGGCTGCCCGCCGAGCTGGATGAGCTCGCGAAAAGGCTGACAGCCGAGTTCATCCGGACCATGGAGCCGCTGCTCACCCTGGGCCTCGGCTACCTGACCCTGGAGCGCGCCGGGGAATCGCTGTCCACCGGTGAGCGGCAACGGATTCAGCTGACCTCCACGCTGCAGGCGCGGTCCACCGGCATGCTGTACGTGCTCGACGAACCCTCCATCGGCCTGCACCCAGCCAATGTCGAGGGCCTGCGCGAGGTCATCCGCGCCCTCGTCGACAACGGCAATTCGGTGGTCATGGTGGATCACGAGGCGGATCTGCTGCGCGGGGCCGATCACCTCATCGAAATGGGGCCGGGCGCGGGCCGGGCAGGCGGCACGGTCGTGGCGCAGGGCAGCGTGGAAACCGTGGCCGCCGACCCGAATTCGGTGACCGGACCGTATCTTTCCGGGCAGGCGGACATCCACGTCCGCAAACAGCGCCAGGTACAGGCGGGCGACGAACACCTCGAGCTCACCGTCGGCGACTTCTACACCCTGCACCAGGTGACGGCCCGCATTCCGGTCGAGCGGCTCACGCTCGTGACCGGCGTATCCGGTTCCGGCAAAACGAGTCTCATCCTCGACAGCCTGGTGCCCGCACTCGCCCGGACCTTCGCCCACGAGCAATTGCCCGGGCACGTGGCGAAACTCGACGCGGGCGGCATCCGCCGCGTCGTCACCGTGGACTCCACCCCCATCGGCAACAACAGCCGCTCCACCCCCGCCACCTACTCGGGTGCGCTCGACGGCATCCGCGCCCTCTTCGCCGCCACCCCGCTCGCCCGCGAACGACACTGGGGCGCTGGGCGTTTCTCCTACAACGTGAAGGGCGGCCAGTGCCCGACCTGCGCGGGACTCGGCGAAGTGTCGCTGGATGTGCAGTACCTGCCGGACATGACGCTCACCTGCCCGGCCTGCCACGGCGCCCGCTACAACCCGGAAACCCTCGAGGTGCGGGTGGACGGCCTCACCATCGCCGATGTCCTGGCCCTCACCGTCGCCGACGCCGCCGACCGCTACGCCGGCGCCCCGCGCATCGGCCAGCCGCTGGCGGCGCTGCGCGAGGTCGGCCTCGGCTACCTCCATCTGGGCGAACCCACGCCCTACCTGTCCGGCGGTGAAGCGCAGCGCATGCGGCTGGCCGGCGGATTGCGGGCGAGCCAGCGGCACATCCTCTACGTCTTCGACGAACCGACCACCGGCCTGCATCCCCGCGATGTGGCGACCCTGCTCGGCGTGTTCGACCGGCTGCTGCGTTCGGGCGCGACCATCGTCGCCATCGACCACGACCTCGACATGATCGCCAATGCCGACCATGTCATCGATATGGGCCCCGGCGGCGGACCGGACGGCGGCCGCATCGTCGCGACCGGGACGCCGCGCGAGATCGCGAAATCGCCGGACAGCCTGACCGGACGCTACCTGCGACGAGCCGAATCCCGGTGA
- a CDS encoding M20/M25/M40 family metallo-hydrolase, translating to MRVGREISGLLAFALLLVVVLATAWEQQPHGYRDDSAPGDVFSAARAYRTIEEIAQRPHAVGTAEHDRVRDHLVGELRKLGLETEIRSGIGRWPESMKRAEVGIGRADNIVARIPGTAPTGTVYLAAHYDSVPSAPGANDDGAGVAAILETARVLRESETGLRNNVVLLLTDAEEPGLLGADAFVAAGDYDRDGGVVVNLEARGAGGPPLLWRLTRPDGDLVRTVAQAVPRPNTDSLTTALAGDQTSSNTDFAAFEPGGLRVLDWAFVGESVYYHNRLDDPAHVNLATLQQLGDNTVAQARDFGERDLRALDDPADKAYFTLPFGVLVVVAPWVMIALAVLALALVAWIVWQVRRAGETSIRRVLLAAATAFVAVPLAMAVVYGWWWLVGRIRPEFAAAPVDPYDPEFYQAAVIVLSVAVLAFWWVFARRMFGPTAAGVGLLTCVTVVGALFAAVAPAASVLLMVPAFAAAAAVALTFVTPESLRLPVLTVFLLPAALFLGGSLWSGVQAGLTSAPFLAAPLLVLLGGLLMLTLTHAWPQRRGWAIPVAGLVLTLVLTATGLALYKVDAAHPRLSQLIYALDADRREAQWLSTQQPDDWTRNFVSGTAPGGVFAELWPKAVSSEPTGAQSISAPVAEILSDTTENGKRKVTLRVRSTRAATRIDLRWGDAPVESLRVAGREITLSETAGFRFFAPPAEGVDVELIVPAGPLPLRLTDYSWLPDSGVETYPPTPEDTYLRQDSACAVTVTVPGLQ from the coding sequence ATGCGGGTGGGTCGAGAGATTTCGGGATTGCTGGCATTCGCACTACTGCTCGTCGTCGTGCTGGCGACGGCCTGGGAGCAACAACCACACGGGTATCGGGACGACTCCGCGCCCGGCGACGTGTTCAGCGCCGCACGGGCGTACCGGACCATCGAGGAGATCGCGCAGCGGCCGCACGCGGTCGGCACGGCCGAACACGACCGGGTGCGTGACCATCTCGTGGGCGAGCTGCGAAAACTGGGTCTGGAGACCGAGATTCGCAGTGGCATCGGACGCTGGCCCGAAAGCATGAAACGTGCGGAGGTCGGCATCGGGCGCGCCGACAATATTGTCGCGCGGATCCCCGGCACCGCTCCGACCGGGACGGTTTACCTTGCGGCCCACTATGACTCCGTGCCGTCCGCGCCCGGCGCGAACGATGACGGGGCCGGTGTGGCGGCCATCCTGGAGACGGCCCGCGTGCTGCGCGAGAGCGAAACCGGGCTGCGCAACAATGTGGTGCTGCTGCTCACCGACGCCGAGGAACCGGGGCTGCTCGGCGCGGATGCCTTTGTGGCGGCGGGTGATTACGACCGGGACGGCGGCGTGGTCGTCAATCTCGAGGCCCGCGGCGCGGGCGGACCGCCGCTGCTGTGGCGGCTGACCCGGCCCGACGGCGATCTGGTTCGCACTGTGGCGCAAGCGGTTCCGCGTCCGAACACCGATTCGCTCACCACCGCGCTGGCCGGGGATCAGACCAGCAGCAATACCGACTTCGCCGCCTTCGAGCCGGGCGGATTGCGGGTGCTGGACTGGGCTTTCGTGGGCGAGAGCGTCTACTACCACAATCGGCTGGACGATCCGGCGCACGTGAACCTCGCGACCCTGCAGCAGCTGGGCGACAATACCGTCGCGCAGGCACGGGATTTCGGCGAGCGGGATCTGCGCGCACTGGACGATCCGGCGGACAAGGCATATTTCACGCTGCCCTTCGGGGTGCTGGTCGTGGTGGCGCCGTGGGTGATGATCGCGCTCGCGGTGCTGGCCCTGGCCCTGGTGGCGTGGATCGTCTGGCAGGTGCGCCGGGCCGGGGAGACGAGCATCCGCCGGGTATTGCTCGCCGCGGCAACGGCATTCGTGGCGGTGCCGCTGGCCATGGCGGTGGTGTACGGATGGTGGTGGCTGGTCGGCCGCATCCGGCCCGAATTCGCCGCCGCGCCGGTCGATCCGTACGATCCGGAGTTCTATCAGGCGGCGGTCATCGTGCTGTCGGTCGCGGTGCTCGCGTTCTGGTGGGTGTTCGCGCGCCGGATGTTCGGGCCCACCGCGGCCGGAGTCGGCCTGCTGACCTGCGTGACGGTGGTCGGTGCGCTGTTCGCGGCGGTGGCTCCCGCCGCGTCGGTGCTGCTGATGGTGCCCGCGTTCGCCGCCGCGGCGGCGGTGGCGCTCACCTTCGTGACGCCGGAGTCGCTGCGGCTGCCGGTGCTGACCGTATTCCTGCTTCCGGCAGCGCTTTTCCTCGGCGGCTCGCTGTGGTCGGGGGTGCAGGCCGGGCTCACCAGCGCTCCGTTCCTGGCCGCGCCGCTGCTCGTGCTGCTGGGCGGATTGCTCATGCTCACGCTCACCCATGCCTGGCCGCAGCGGCGCGGGTGGGCGATTCCGGTGGCCGGGCTGGTGCTCACCCTCGTGCTGACGGCCACCGGGCTGGCGCTGTACAAGGTGGATGCCGCGCATCCGCGGTTGTCGCAACTGATCTACGCGCTCGATGCGGACAGGCGTGAAGCACAGTGGCTTTCGACGCAGCAGCCGGACGACTGGACCCGGAACTTCGTCAGCGGAACCGCGCCCGGCGGGGTCTTCGCCGAACTGTGGCCCAAGGCGGTATCGAGCGAACCCACGGGTGCACAGTCGATTTCGGCGCCGGTCGCGGAGATCCTGTCCGACACGACCGAGAACGGCAAGCGGAAGGTGACATTGCGGGTCCGGTCCACGCGCGCCGCCACGCGCATCGATCTGCGCTGGGGAGATGCACCGGTCGAATCGCTGCGAGTGGCCGGTCGGGAGATAACCCTTTCGGAGACTGCGGGATTCCGATTCTTCGCGCCGCCGGCCGAGGGCGTGGACGTGGAGTTGATCGTCCCGGCGGGACCGCTGCCGCTGCGCTTGACCGACTACAGCTGGCTGCCGGATTCGGGGGTGGAGACGTATCCGCCGACTCCGGAGGACACCTACCTCCGGCAGGACAGCGCGTGCGCCGTCACCGTCACGGTGCCGGGCTTGCAGTGA
- a CDS encoding LLM class flavin-dependent oxidoreductase has product MKIGVVIEPRLPGAVEFVQELERLGVASVWVPEVWGYDALTGLAYVAARTERIELGTFVVQLGSRSPALLATSAASLQALSGQRFKLGIGVSGPRVMEGFHGVRFRKPVQMTRETIEIVRKVGRGERLEHDGQVYRLPLPDSRGRALTPLVMPTHIPVYVAAMGPANLRLTGARADGWLANAFIPESAEVFLGPLREGAESAGRSLADLDLVAPVAVEITGGAAETAAAQRRHADGYAFTIGAMGAAADDNFYNAAFGRLGFADEVAEVARLWQAGQRDEARAAVPLELGSLTNLLGTPDDIAARLDRYREVGISTMLAKLDGNFESQLATAARLVEIAGRVSS; this is encoded by the coding sequence ATGAAGATCGGCGTGGTGATCGAACCGCGACTGCCCGGAGCGGTCGAATTCGTCCAGGAATTGGAACGACTCGGCGTCGCCTCGGTGTGGGTGCCGGAGGTGTGGGGGTACGACGCGCTCACCGGCCTCGCCTATGTCGCGGCGCGCACGGAACGAATCGAGCTGGGCACCTTCGTGGTTCAGCTGGGCTCGCGCAGCCCGGCGCTGCTGGCCACCTCGGCCGCATCCCTGCAGGCGCTGTCGGGGCAGCGGTTCAAACTCGGCATCGGGGTGTCGGGGCCGCGCGTGATGGAGGGTTTTCACGGCGTGCGATTCCGGAAACCGGTGCAGATGACCCGGGAGACCATCGAGATCGTGCGGAAGGTCGGCCGCGGTGAACGGCTGGAGCACGACGGGCAGGTGTATCGGCTGCCCCTGCCGGACAGCCGGGGTCGCGCGCTGACGCCGCTGGTCATGCCCACTCACATTCCGGTCTACGTGGCCGCCATGGGTCCGGCGAATCTGCGGCTGACGGGTGCGCGGGCCGACGGCTGGCTGGCCAATGCCTTCATTCCGGAGAGCGCGGAGGTCTTCCTCGGCCCGCTGCGCGAGGGCGCCGAATCCGCCGGGCGCTCGCTCGCCGACCTGGATCTGGTCGCGCCGGTCGCGGTCGAGATCACCGGCGGCGCCGCGGAAACCGCTGCGGCACAACGCCGCCACGCCGACGGCTACGCCTTCACCATCGGCGCGATGGGCGCGGCGGCGGACGACAATTTCTACAATGCCGCCTTCGGGCGGCTCGGGTTCGCCGACGAGGTGGCGGAGGTGGCGCGGCTGTGGCAGGCCGGGCAGCGGGACGAGGCCCGCGCGGCGGTCCCGCTCGAACTCGGTTCGCTGACGAATCTGCTGGGCACGCCGGACGATATCGCCGCCCGGCTGGACCGGTATCGCGAGGTCGGCATCTCCACCATGCTGGCCAAACTGGACGGTAATTTCGAATCGCAGCTGGCCACGGCGGCGCGGCTGGTGGAGATCGCGGGCCGTGTCTCCTCCTAA
- a CDS encoding SRPBCC family protein codes for MRLRDCPTVEATLKIRTDIDAAWAVLTDIELPARFSPELQRVEWLGEPRVAVGSRFRGHNRNQHLGEWTTDCVIAEVEDRSRWTWNIVAGEEVSSTWGFEVEAAGDGVLVRQWARLGPGPSGLSMAIAAMPDKEARIIARRLKEFEAAMTANLDGFRQLLEAGS; via the coding sequence ATGCGTTTGCGAGACTGTCCGACCGTCGAGGCCACCCTGAAGATCCGCACCGATATCGATGCGGCCTGGGCAGTGCTCACCGATATCGAACTGCCGGCGCGGTTCTCGCCCGAACTGCAGCGGGTCGAATGGCTGGGGGAACCGCGGGTCGCCGTCGGCAGCCGGTTCCGCGGCCACAACCGCAATCAGCATCTGGGCGAATGGACCACCGACTGCGTGATCGCCGAGGTCGAGGACCGGAGCCGCTGGACCTGGAACATCGTCGCCGGCGAAGAGGTCAGCAGCACCTGGGGTTTCGAGGTCGAAGCGGCGGGCGACGGGGTGCTCGTGCGCCAGTGGGCGCGCCTGGGCCCCGGCCCGTCCGGACTGTCCATGGCCATTGCGGCCATGCCGGACAAGGAGGCTCGCATCATCGCGCGCCGCTTGAAAGAGTTCGAGGCCGCCATGACCGCCAACCTCGACGGCTTCCGGCAGCTCCTGGAAGCGGGCAGCTGA
- a CDS encoding TetR/AcrR family transcriptional regulator encodes MAPRTGTRDKMLYSAVELLRERGAAGVTVDAVLARSSSPRGSVYHHFPGGRAQLMSESLTLAGDAIAAIIEHGSAAGSLAALDRFGEFWSAILRESDFAAGCPVVSVAVGGSPDDRHLQPAVAEIFQRWHDAIVASLRGDGVEPARAQRLATTAVAAVEGAVILCRVQRSTAPLDEVVAELGSFFRALGGAPNAG; translated from the coding sequence ATGGCCCCGCGCACCGGCACCCGCGACAAAATGCTCTACAGCGCAGTCGAATTGCTGCGCGAGCGGGGCGCGGCCGGGGTCACCGTGGATGCCGTGCTGGCCCGCAGCAGTTCCCCGCGCGGCTCGGTGTACCACCACTTTCCAGGCGGGCGCGCCCAGCTCATGAGCGAATCCCTCACGCTCGCAGGCGATGCCATCGCGGCCATTATCGAACACGGCAGCGCCGCGGGCTCGCTCGCCGCCCTCGACCGCTTCGGTGAGTTCTGGTCCGCTATCCTGCGCGAGTCGGATTTCGCCGCGGGCTGCCCGGTCGTGTCGGTAGCGGTCGGCGGGTCACCCGACGACCGGCATCTGCAACCGGCCGTGGCCGAGATCTTCCAGCGCTGGCACGACGCCATCGTGGCCTCGCTCCGCGGTGACGGCGTGGAACCCGCACGCGCACAACGACTTGCGACCACCGCGGTGGCCGCCGTCGAGGGCGCGGTCATCCTGTGCCGGGTGCAGCGCTCCACCGCTCCGCTCGACGAGGTGGTCGCCGAACTCGGCAGTTTCTTCCGGGCCCTCGGGGGTGCCCCGAACGCCGGGTGA
- a CDS encoding ATP-grasp domain-containing protein, with translation MRLLRQNPDGVDVTIYASNVDPGAAALSVCDIAAVEPRHVSNDDYARFALDFCRTHRIDVLIPPRRLGALAGRIAEFAAIGTRVMCSPPSAVQVLTSKVRTYEMAGAAGLPVPPWRVVSDADALCTAVDELSRTADTLCVKPCGEYSAFGFRILDDRPLSLASLLAPPRPVASVAAVAQALRHAADQGERVPELLVMPFLDGPEISIDCLSAPGGELLMSIPRAKHGRFRTLLDDPRLDCLARQFVEHFELAYLTNVQLRHLAGEPVLLEANPRPSAGLFQTAFAGVNLPWAAVRLLLQGDSGLDHPPRLGVRLAVAEAVMEVAPRPELPDLLSGPQAAVPV, from the coding sequence ATGCGGTTGCTGCGGCAGAACCCCGACGGAGTCGACGTCACCATCTACGCGAGCAATGTGGATCCGGGCGCGGCGGCGCTGTCGGTCTGCGATATCGCGGCCGTGGAGCCCCGGCATGTGAGCAATGACGACTACGCCCGATTCGCCCTCGACTTCTGCCGCACCCACCGCATCGACGTGCTGATTCCGCCGCGGCGGCTCGGCGCGCTCGCCGGGCGCATCGCGGAGTTCGCGGCCATCGGCACCCGCGTCATGTGCTCGCCGCCATCTGCGGTGCAGGTGCTCACCAGCAAGGTCCGCACCTACGAAATGGCCGGTGCCGCAGGACTTCCGGTGCCGCCGTGGCGAGTGGTGTCCGACGCCGACGCCCTTTGTACGGCCGTCGACGAGCTCTCCCGCACCGCGGACACCCTGTGTGTCAAACCGTGCGGTGAGTACTCGGCCTTCGGATTCCGGATTCTCGACGACCGCCCGCTCAGCCTGGCGAGCCTGCTGGCCCCGCCTCGTCCGGTGGCCTCGGTCGCCGCCGTGGCGCAGGCCCTGCGCCACGCCGCCGACCAGGGCGAGCGCGTCCCCGAACTGCTCGTCATGCCCTTCCTCGACGGCCCGGAAATCAGCATCGACTGCCTGTCCGCGCCGGGCGGCGAACTGCTGATGAGCATTCCCCGCGCCAAGCACGGTCGCTTCCGCACCCTGCTCGACGACCCGCGGCTGGATTGCCTCGCGCGGCAGTTCGTCGAGCATTTCGAACTGGCGTATCTGACCAATGTGCAACTGCGTCACCTTGCGGGCGAGCCGGTCCTGCTGGAAGCCAACCCGCGCCCCTCGGCCGGTCTGTTCCAGACGGCCTTCGCCGGCGTGAACCTGCCCTGGGCGGCGGTTCGCCTGCTCCTGCAAGGAGATTCGGGCCTGGATCACCCGCCCCGGCTGGGCGTCCGCCTGGCGGTGGCCGAGGCGGTCATGGAGGTCGCCCCGCGCCCGGAACTCCCGGACCTGCTCTCCGGCCCGCAAGCCGCCGTCCCCGTATAG
- a CDS encoding TOBE domain-containing protein produces MTNLRISEAAALLGVSDDTVRRWIDQGRLSEVRLDSGRKGVRGAELAEVLRSSYAETPEPGVTVKASARNRMRGIVTRIVKDTVMAQVELQAGPFRLVSLVSRESVDELGLEVGSIAVASIKSTNVVVEIPES; encoded by the coding sequence GTGACGAACTTGCGGATCAGTGAGGCGGCCGCTCTGCTCGGTGTCAGCGATGACACCGTGCGCCGCTGGATCGACCAGGGGCGGCTGAGCGAGGTCCGCCTCGACAGCGGCCGCAAAGGCGTGCGCGGTGCCGAGCTGGCCGAGGTCCTGCGCAGCAGTTACGCCGAAACCCCGGAGCCCGGCGTCACCGTCAAGGCATCGGCGCGCAACCGCATGCGCGGCATCGTCACCCGCATCGTCAAGGACACGGTCATGGCTCAGGTCGAACTGCAGGCCGGGCCGTTCCGGCTGGTATCGCTGGTGAGCCGGGAGTCGGTGGACGAACTCGGCCTGGAGGTCGGCAGCATTGCCGTCGCCTCGATCAAATCGACCAATGTCGTGGTCGAGATACCAGAAAGTTGA
- the modA gene encoding molybdate ABC transporter substrate-binding protein, which translates to MMTLRGLGAVAAVLTVTAGLAGCGSDDPADSGSGQVKGTVTVFAAASLTETFTQLGKDFEAAHPGVKVVYSFGASSALAEQIKQGAPADVFASAAPANMQQVVDAGEVTGQPATFAGNRLEIAVPRGNPGHITGLADFGKTDPKLALCAEQVPCGAAAKRVFEAAGITPQPDTREQDVKAVLTKVTLGEVDAALVYRTDVKAAGSKVEGIDFPESTKAVNTYPIAALAKAPNGSAAAAFVDFITSAQAKQVFTDAGFETP; encoded by the coding sequence ATGATGACACTCCGCGGCCTCGGTGCCGTCGCGGCCGTACTCACCGTCACCGCCGGACTGGCCGGATGCGGTTCCGATGACCCGGCCGACAGCGGCTCGGGCCAGGTCAAGGGCACCGTCACGGTGTTTGCGGCGGCCTCGCTGACCGAAACCTTCACCCAGCTGGGCAAGGACTTCGAAGCCGCGCATCCGGGCGTGAAGGTGGTGTACAGCTTCGGCGCGAGCTCCGCCCTGGCCGAACAGATCAAACAGGGCGCGCCCGCCGACGTCTTCGCCTCCGCCGCCCCGGCCAATATGCAGCAGGTCGTCGACGCCGGCGAGGTCACCGGCCAACCGGCCACCTTCGCCGGCAACCGGCTCGAGATCGCGGTGCCCAGGGGCAACCCCGGACACATCACCGGCCTCGCCGACTTCGGCAAGACCGACCCGAAGCTGGCCCTGTGCGCCGAGCAGGTGCCGTGCGGGGCCGCCGCCAAGAGAGTATTCGAGGCCGCCGGCATCACCCCCCAGCCCGACACCCGCGAGCAGGACGTGAAGGCGGTCCTCACCAAGGTGACCTTGGGCGAGGTCGACGCCGCCCTCGTCTACCGCACCGATGTGAAGGCCGCGGGCAGCAAGGTCGAAGGCATCGACTTCCCCGAATCCACCAAGGCGGTCAACACCTATCCGATCGCTGCTCTGGCCAAGGCGCCCAACGGATCCGCCGCCGCAGCGTTCGTCGACTTCATCACGTCCGCCCAGGCCAAGCAGGTCTTCACCGACGCGGGATTCGAAACACCGTGA
- the modB gene encoding molybdate ABC transporter permease subunit has protein sequence MGASARRRAARGRRPVILVLPALCALAFLTLPLIGLLVRAPWPTLTDRLFSPEVGEALRLSLYCATLATVICLVLGIPLAWLLARADVPGRGVIRALVTVPLVLPPVVGGVALLLVFGRRGLFGQYLNDWFGVSLPFTTTGVIIAEAFVAMPFLVISVEGALRAADTRFEEAAATLGASAWYTFRRVTLPSVLPGVIAGSVLCWARALGEFGATITFAGNFPGKTTTMPLAVYLALETDPDAAIVLSLVLLTVSVAVLVALRERWIRGAV, from the coding sequence ATCGGCGCCTCGGCGCGACGGCGGGCAGCACGCGGACGACGGCCGGTCATCCTCGTGCTCCCCGCCCTGTGCGCCCTCGCCTTCCTGACCCTTCCCCTGATCGGGTTGCTGGTGCGCGCACCCTGGCCCACTCTCACCGATCGACTGTTCAGCCCTGAAGTCGGTGAGGCGCTGCGGCTTTCGCTGTACTGCGCCACCCTCGCCACCGTCATCTGCCTGGTCCTCGGCATTCCGCTGGCCTGGCTGCTGGCCCGGGCCGACGTACCGGGGCGCGGCGTGATCCGGGCTCTGGTGACCGTGCCGCTGGTGCTGCCGCCGGTGGTCGGAGGTGTGGCGCTGCTGCTGGTCTTCGGGCGGCGCGGGCTGTTCGGCCAGTACCTCAACGACTGGTTCGGCGTATCACTGCCGTTCACCACCACCGGCGTGATCATCGCGGAAGCCTTTGTGGCCATGCCGTTTCTGGTGATCTCGGTGGAAGGTGCGCTGCGCGCCGCCGACACCCGGTTCGAGGAAGCCGCCGCCACCCTCGGTGCCTCCGCCTGGTACACCTTCCGCCGAGTCACTTTGCCTTCCGTGCTGCCCGGTGTGATCGCGGGCTCCGTCCTGTGCTGGGCCCGCGCCCTCGGCGAATTCGGCGCGACCATCACCTTCGCCGGCAACTTCCCCGGCAAGACCACGACCATGCCACTGGCGGTCTACCTGGCCTTGGAAACCGACCCCGACGCCGCCATCGTGCTCAGCCTGGTGCTGCTCACTGTCTCGGTCGCGGTCCTGGTCGCCTTGCGCGAGCGCTGGATTCGAGGCGCGGTATGA